The following are encoded in a window of Carya illinoinensis cultivar Pawnee chromosome 15, C.illinoinensisPawnee_v1, whole genome shotgun sequence genomic DNA:
- the LOC122295432 gene encoding thaumatin-like protein, translated as MAALFRSLLPLLLSILFLHHIPAEISATTITLFNKCTHPVWPGIQPSAGKPILARGGFKLPPKKASTLHLPALWSGRIWGRHACIFDASGRGRCSTGDCGGSLFCNGIGGTPPATLAEITLGKDQDFYDVSLVDGYNLAISITPFKGSGKCSYAGCVSDLNTMCPVGLQVRSHDKRSVVACKSACFAFNSPRYCCTGSFGSPQACKPTAYSKIFKTACPKAYSYAYDDPTSIATCTGGNYLVTFCPHHH; from the exons ATGGCTGCATTGTTCAGATCCCTCCTCCCTCTACTGCTTTCCATCCTCTTCCTTCACCACATTCCAG CTGAGATCTCTGCGACAACTATAACTCTGTTCAACAAATGCACCCACCCAGTTTGGCCAGGCATCCAACCCAGCGCAGGGAAGCCCATCTTAGCCCGCGGCGGTTTCAAGCTCCCACCAAAGAAGGCCTCCACCCTACACCTCCCTGCACTCTGGTCTGGCCGCATCTGGGGCCGCCACGCCTGCATCTTCGACGCATCCGGACGAGGCCGCTGCTCTACTGGCGACTGTGGTGGCTCCCTCTTCTGCAACGGCATCGGCGGCACTCCACCGGCCACCCTTGCAGAGATCACTCTCGGTAAAGATCAAGACTTCTACGATGTCAGCCTCGTGGACGGCTACAACCTCGCCATCTCGATCACCCCATTCAAAGGCTCGGGCAAATGCAGCTACGCCGGGTGCGTGAGTGATCTAAACACGATGTGCCCGGTGGGGCTTCAGGTCCGGTCTCACGATAAAAGGAGCGTGGTTGCATGCAAGAGCGCCTGCTTTGCGTTCAACTCACCCAGATACTGCTGCACAGGGAGCTTTGGGAGCCCTCAGGCTTGTAAGCCTACAGCTTATTCAAAGATTTTTAAGACTGCTTGTCCAAAGGCTTACTCCTATGCATATGATGATCCAACTAGCATTGCTACCTGCACTGGTGGTAACTATTTGGTCACCTTCTGCCCTCATCACCACTAA